In one Mustela lutreola isolate mMusLut2 chromosome 8, mMusLut2.pri, whole genome shotgun sequence genomic region, the following are encoded:
- the LOC131837893 gene encoding olfactory receptor 9S13-like produces MKKELNRNYSEVSEFILLGFRTAPDIQILLFLLFLLIYMIIVVGNISMIIVIKIDSKLHTPMYFFLRNLSYLDLCYSTVIAPKTLATFLSKDKKISYNGCATQFFFFALCVGTEGFLLAIMAYDRFSAICSPFLYPVRMSQQACARLVIGSYICGGVNSMIQTGFTFSLRFCGANQLDHFFCDVPALIKISCDDTFVNEIVLFILSALIIITTTTVILVSYAYILSTVLKIPSTHGRSKTFSTCSSHITVVSLFYGTVFFMYAQPGAMSSPEKSKIIAVFYTLIIPMLNPLIYSLRNREVKNAVKRVLLKKLSFH; encoded by the coding sequence ATGAAGAAAGAGCTGAATAGGAATTACTCAGAAGTGAGTGAGTTCATTCTGCTGGGATTCAGAACAGCTCCAGACATACAGATTCTCTTATTCTTACTCTTCTTGCTCATCTACATGATCATTGTGGTGGGAAATATTAGCATGATAATTGTCATTAAAATAGACTCCAAACTTCATACACCTATGTATTTCTTTCTCAGAAATTTGTCCTATTTAGATCTCTGTTACTCCACGGTCATTGCTCCCAAAACTCTGGCTACTTTCTTGTCAAAGGACAAGAAAATTTCCTACAATGGCTGTGCAACACAGTTCTTTTTCTTCGCTCTCTGTGTTGGGACCGAAGGCTTTCTTCTGGCCATTATGGCATATGATCGCTTCTCAGCCATTTGCTCGCCCTTCCTCTATCCTGTACGTATGTCTCAACAGGCTTGTGCTCGTTTGGTGATTGGCTCCTATATATGTGGAGGCGTTAATTCCATGATACAAACAGGTTTCACCTTCAGTTTGCGTTTCTGTGGAGCAAACCAACTGGACCACTTTTTCTGTGATGTCCCAGCCCTGATCAAGATCTCTTGTGATGACACTTTTGTGAACGAGATTGTGctgttcattctctctgccctcatcatcatcaccaccacaacTGTCATTCTGGTTTCCTATGCTTATATTCTATCAACTGTCTTGAAGATCCCCTCCACCCATGGCAGGAGTAAGACTTTCTCCACTTGCAGCTCTCACATCACTGTGGTGAGTTTATTCTATGGTACTGTGTTCTTTATGTATGCCCAGCCTGGGGCCATGTCCTCACCAGAAAAAAGCAAGATTATAGCTGTGTTCTATACTCTTATCATCCCTATGTTAAATCCACTGATTTATAGTCTAAGGAACAGAGAGGTGAAAAATGCTGTGAAAAGAgtattgttaaaaaaattatcttttcattGA
- the LOC131837894 gene encoding olfactory receptor 9S13-like, whose protein sequence is MKNELNWNYSEVTEFILLGFGTPPKLQILLFLVFLLIYTVTVVGNISMIIVIKMDSRLQMPMYFFLRNLSYLDLCYSTVIAPKTLANFMSSEKKISYNGCAAQFFFFALFVTTEGFLLAVMAFDRFSAICSPLLYPVHMSQKVCAQLVTGSYICGGINSIVQTGFTFSLRFCGENRLDHFFCDVPALIKISCDDTFVNEIVLFILSALIIITTTTVILVSYAYILSTVLKIPSTHSRGKTFSTCGSHIAVVSLFYGTVFFMYAQPGAISSPEQNKIVAVLYTLIIPMLNPLIYSLRNRDVKDAVKRILHWK, encoded by the coding sequence ATGAAAAACGAACTTAATTGGAATTACTCAGAAGTGACAGAGTTCATTCTGCTAGGCTTTGGAACCCCTCCAAAACTACAAATCCTCTTATTCCTAGTGTTCTTGCTAATCTATACAGTCACTGTAGTGGGAAATATTAGCATGATAATTGTCATTAAGATGGATTCCAGACTTCAAATGCCTATGTATTTCTTCCTTAGAAACTTGTCCTATTTAGATCTCTGCTACTCCACAGTCATCGCTCCCAAAACTTTAGCTAACTTCATGTCTAGTGAAAAGAAGATTTCTTACAATGGGTGTGCagcccaattttttttctttgctctattTGTCACAACTGAAGGCTTCCTTTTGGCTGTAATGGCATTTGATCGATTCTCGGCCATTTGCTCCCCTCTCCTTTACCCTGTGCACATGTCGCAGAAAGTCTGTGCTCAGTTGGTGACTGGATCCTACATCTGTGGAGGCATCAACTCCATCGTGCAAACAGGTTTCACCTTCAGTTTGCGTTTCTGTGGAGAAAACAGACTGGACCACTTTTTCTGTGACGTCCCAGCCCTGATCAAGATCTCTTGTGATGACACTTTTGTGAACGAGATTGTGctgttcattctctctgccctcatCATCATTACCACCACAACTGTCATTCTGGTTTCCTATGCTTACATCCTCTCCACTGTCCTGAAGATCCCCTCTACCCACAGCAGGGGTAAGACCTTCTCCACCTGCGGTTCCCATATAGCTGTGGTGAGTTTGTTCTATGGGACTGTGTTCTTTATGTATGCCCAGCCTGGTGCCATCTCCTCCCCAGAACAAAACAAGATCGTAGCGGTGCTCTACACATTGATAATACCAATGCTAAACCCTTTAATATACAGTCTGAGAAACAGAGATGTGAAAGATGCTGTGAAGAGAATACTACACTGGAAATGA